GATCGGAAGCTGCGAAAACGATTCCGTAAACCCATTGTCACACTGTTTGTGATAAGCAATCAGCCTGTCCACTTCCTCCACATCCACAAAGGGATTGTCCGCTGTCAGACGCACGATATGGTCAAATCCCTGCTCTCTGGCGCAGTTGTAGTAGCGGCTGAGCACATTCGACTCACTGCCCCGGAAACAGAGCACATCCTTTTCCCGGCAAAACTGTTCCACCCGGTCATCACCCGTCAGCGTACTTGTGGCAATGACAATCACTGCATCCTCTTTCAGCGATTTCAGCCTGTCTATGATATGATCGAGCAGCGTCCGGTCATGAATGACTTTTAAAATCTTTCCCGGAAGTCTCGTCGACCCGGTTCTTGCCTGTATTATGATTCCTGTCATGGTTCCTCCTTCTGTGATGATCGTCTGTCAGCGGTCCTGACGTCTACGCGAGCCATTTGGCACAGCGGAATCCTTCCGCCAGTTTCACGCCGCAGACATAACCATGATTCTCGGCCTCTTTTCTGAAATAATTGATCCACGTGTCTCCAACCCGCTCGTACTCCGACCGGTGCGCCCGGATCACCGCCTCTTTCGTCTCCCACGTATCACTGATGTCACTGTAAAAGTTCGGCGTAAACCGCACGTCGGACTGATACCAGTTGCTGTGATAGGTTAGAATCCTTGTCACATGCCGGCCCGCATGAAAGCTGGCTCTTGCGAGCGCCGCGTGATCGTGATGCACGTCCTCCCTGTCATGCGTATAGATCAGATCGATTTTTTCCTGTTCGATCAGTTTTACAAGCTGTGCATTGAGATTATCCTCAAACTCCAGCTTCAGCGTCTCAAATCCGCCGCAGATCAGTTTGCCGCCGATCAGCGCCGCCGCTGCCGCACCCTCGGCCATCGCCGCTTCATCGCTGCGCACCGTCACCTGATCCGGACTGACAAAGCCGGAAGTTGTCGCCACATAAATAATTACCTTGTCCCCTCTGTCCACATGCTTTTTCAGACTGCCGCTGCAGCCAAGCTCAATATCGTCAAAATGTGCCCCGATCGCTAATACATTCATCCTGCCGCCTCCTTGTTACGCCAAATCCTCCCATGTAAGAACATCCTCTTTCTCCAGATCACGGGCTGCCCGCCTGCCGATCACCTGTTCCAGAAACTTCGGTGCAATGCCGTATCCCGGTCGTTTGATGTCCACCGCCTGTGGCCTGATCGGCTCACCGGCCCCGACATTTTCACAGAGCACGATGCTCTTTCTGTTATTCCTTCTCGTCACCGCCTCCGCTTTCGCCGGCATCTTGATCCCGCTGCCCCGCATGACTTCAAACATACGCACAGCGTCCACGATTGCCCGCATCTCCTGCGGATCTGCAGAGTGCATATGATCCGGCCCTTCGGCCTGTTTGTCACATGTAAAATGTTTTTCCAGCATCTTTGCCCCCATCGCCGCCGCACAGATGCAGGCCGTCGTTCCAAGCGTATGATCGGAATAGCCGACTGCGAGTCCCGGAAAAGCCTCCTGCAGCGTCCGGACTGCCCGCAGGTTCACGTCCTCCGGGTGCGTCGGATAAGCGGTGATCGCATGAAGTATTGTGATCCGGCTGTTTCCCTCCGCCAGCATCGCATCGACGGATTCTCTCACTTCCTCCAGCGTACACATACCGGTGGCGTAAATTATCGGCTTGCCAAGCCTGGCAATATAGCGCAGCAGCGGCAGATTCACCGCGTCGTCCGAGCCGATCTTGTAGGCGTCGCATCCGAGCCGCTCCAGCATGTCGACATCACTCTTATGAGACGGGGAAGAGAAGATGTCCAGTCCCCGTTCCCTGGCATAGGCAAACACCTTCCGGTGCAGCTCTTCTCCGACCGCATACTCGTCAAACAATTCATACTGCGAGGTGACGCCTGTGTTTTCCATATCAAAAACCGCTTTTTTGCTGGACAGAGTCTCCGCCCGGTAGCTTTGCAGCTTAACTGCATCGACGCCGCTCTCCTTTGCGGCATCGATCAGCGCCGCCGCCTGTTCATACGTCGTAAAATT
The sequence above is a segment of the Lachnospiraceae bacterium JLR.KK008 genome. Coding sequences within it:
- a CDS encoding glycosyltransferase family protein translates to MTGIIIQARTGSTRLPGKILKVIHDRTLLDHIIDRLKSLKEDAVIVIATSTLTGDDRVEQFCREKDVLCFRGSESNVLSRYYNCAREQGFDHIVRLTADNPFVDVEEVDRLIAYHKQCDNGFTESFSQLPIGVGAEIFSFAALEEDMEKASMPHHFEHVDEYILENMDKFKTGTLQVAPEKNAPQVRLTVDTQEDYEKACYIASHSKTGLATTEEAIALCSQYA
- a CDS encoding PIG-L deacetylase family protein; this encodes MNVLAIGAHFDDIELGCSGSLKKHVDRGDKVIIYVATTSGFVSPDQVTVRSDEAAMAEGAAAAALIGGKLICGGFETLKLEFEDNLNAQLVKLIEQEKIDLIYTHDREDVHHDHAALARASFHAGRHVTRILTYHSNWYQSDVRFTPNFYSDISDTWETKEAVIRAHRSEYERVGDTWINYFRKEAENHGYVCGVKLAEGFRCAKWLA
- a CDS encoding N-acetylneuraminate synthase family protein; this translates as MNWNRHKIYIIAEIGGNFTTYEQAAALIDAAKESGVDAVKLQSYRAETLSSKKAVFDMENTGVTSQYELFDEYAVGEELHRKVFAYARERGLDIFSSPSHKSDVDMLERLGCDAYKIGSDDAVNLPLLRYIARLGKPIIYATGMCTLEEVRESVDAMLAEGNSRITILHAITAYPTHPEDVNLRAVRTLQEAFPGLAVGYSDHTLGTTACICAAAMGAKMLEKHFTCDKQAEGPDHMHSADPQEMRAIVDAVRMFEVMRGSGIKMPAKAEAVTRRNNRKSIVLCENVGAGEPIRPQAVDIKRPGYGIAPKFLEQVIGRRAARDLEKEDVLTWEDLA